In Coffea arabica cultivar ET-39 chromosome 9e, Coffea Arabica ET-39 HiFi, whole genome shotgun sequence, the genomic window TTTTGGAATTTGTGATGGGCAAGGGACTCATACCTGCTGATGGGGAGGTTTGGCGTGTTAGACGACGTGCTATAGTCCCCGCTTTACATAAAAAGGTATCCTGGAGTTTATGCGTCTGTTCTTCCCATTTCAATGCCGGTTGTTGCCAGTTGGTATCCTGCTCAATTTCATTGGCCAAACTTTGCATCGGGTTTATTCTTTGGCGAGAGGCTTCTCCACTGCTGATTCTCTTTCAATTGTGTGTTGTGCAGTATGTTGCTGCAATGATCAGTTTGTTTGGACAAGCAACAGATAGGCTCTGCAGAAAGCTTGATGAAGCAGCTTCTAATGGCGAGGATGTAGAAATGGAATCGCTTTTTTCCCGGCTAACATTGGATATTATCGGGAAAGCTGTATTTAATTATGATTTTGATTCGTTAAAAGTTGATACAGGAATAGTTGAGGTATTCACATCCTCTTCTATTACAAGTATCTTGTATTGCTTGAAGGTTGTGTTGCTAAATCAAGAAGCTTTGCTGGAAAATAACATGAAATTTCAACATCCTAACTAAGGGCATGAATACCGAACTTCGATAAGAAGAAATTGTCCTGTTCTCAAGACTTTCAAAGTTTGATGGACTTATGGTGTCTGAATTCTGCTATTGTTACAGGCTGTATATACTGTACTGCGAGAAGCTGAGGATCGAAGTGTTGCTCCAATTCCTGTATGGGAGATTCCCATTTGGAAAGATATTTCACCTAGTCAAAAGAAGGTTAACGCTGCTCTCAAGCTAGTGAATGACACACTGAATGATCTGATTGCAATTTGTAAGGTAAagttatttttgtgatttatagtcttttttttttaacttgctaaaATTCTTTTCATCCTTTTTATCTTATTTCTCTGGTATCACTGTAGACTTCTTAGGTAATAATGCGGAGTGTGATCTTACTTGTATACAGAACCTACAGTACCAGCATGTTCAgttttgatcttttttttttaatccaaaaagaTAATTTCGGTTTTGACATGTTGACATGCTGTATATTGCCTGTTCAGGGATTTACTTTGAACTGTTCAACAGAGCCAAAAAATCGTTAAATCAAGTTGAGGCATTCAGATTTGCTTCCTTGTTTTCATTAATTCATAGGAGAGAAAAGGTccaaaaaataatcaaaacctTATGTGTAACCCCAAAGTCAAATTCAAACAACATTCAtcttttaaactaatttagTGCTTAGTTATACTATAACAGTTTCTCAATTAttgggcaattttttttttctttttagcatTTCAGTTTCAACTATAGTATTTCACAAGATTCAGAAAAGGACTGTCTTGTTGCAATCTATCCATGTTAATCCTGTTATTTCCTCCATTTCAGTTTCATCTGTAGTAGTTTACAGATTTCAGAACTGGCTCATCTTTGTTGCAATCTATTCATGTTAATCCAGTTATTGTGGTTCTGAATTTTCTCTCATCTCGTTGTCCTTTCaccttcattttttctgtttCGAATAAATTATCCACGCTTtcatgtttttgcttcttcatgGCAGCATTTCTCCCTGCATCATTCATGTCTCTCGTATGTATAATAGTTAGGGTGAAAGAAGATGAATTTTATTTAAGAAAAGGTAAACGAACTTCACACTATCTGCTTTAGTGATCAACTTCAGGGAGAAACTGCGTTTACTCTCTTACTTTTAGATCAGCAATGGGAAAAACTCTATTAGTGTGTTAGTAAGAAAGGTAAATCATTCAAGGACTAAAAAAAGCATATGTAGTATTTGATGCTTTTTGTGGAAACAGGATTCACCTGATGCAGCATCAAATCTGTAGTTTATATGCTTTCTTTTGTAATGATTAGATGATAGTGTGGGTTAAGACCCTTTTGATGGCTATAGTGGTTTAGCTAATTTGTATGTGGCTCCAATAACAAAATATAAATCATCTTAACCGTGCTTGGAAATTGTGCTTGTGCACCCTTTACTTTTGGTTAGGAAGTGAAAGGAACAATTTATGCATCAAAACATTTGAGAGACAAATATCTTGTTAAGACCTCTTAGGATGTATAAGGAAGAATTTACACATCAAAGGGATTAAGAAGCAAATATCTTTTTAACGCCTCCTAAGATGTATCTTATATGTCCAGGCACAGGAGTGgttcttttctcttcctttctcgAGCACATATTTCTTTTCCAATATACTTAAGTAAATAACACATGCTACTAGTAGCTTATGCTGGATTTGCAAGCTGCTTATTCTGCCTTGTTTGGCTTAACATGAAAACTGCTGGTGTATGCTAAAAACTACTTTGGTGTTGTCTTTACACCCCAAGTACATGTTGTTCTAAAATATTACGAGGTCTTCTTATCCCGAGTACGTGGACCCGATGCAACTTATATATCTTGAAGTAGACTAGAGAACCTCACCTATTCAGGACTAATTCATCTTTTCTTAAATCTGTATCTTTACTAATTGCAGAGAATGGTAGATGAAGAAGAGTTGCAGTTCCATGAGGAGTACATGAATGAACAAGATCCTAGtattcttcattttctgctAGCATCTGGCGACGATGTAAACATCTTTTGTGCCATGTTATTATGTTTACTGcatcattatttttttctacAAAGGTTCTCATGTACTAAGTATTAGGTCTCTAGCAAACAACTGCGCGATGATTTGATGACACTGCTTATAGCTGGGCATGAGACATCTGCTGCAGTACTGACATGGACATTTTATCTTCTTTCcaaggtttttattttattctatttgTTTTACTACTCAACTTCTTTGAAATGTGTTTGTCCATGAAGTGAagaagcattttattttcatataGTAGTTGTACAGCTATCACTATGCAATTTGGGCATATTCAGAACTTTACAGATGCAGACTATGTTGATTAACAAACTTTCCTAGAAGTTaggtaatttgagaatttggaGTACATCTTTTCAGATGATAACAACATAATGTTGATCagtatttttcttgagaaagCATATGCCACACAATTACTATTAACTACAAATTCTGTAATATCTTTCCATTCCATTGCTGCTTCGTTCTGGTAAGTGCTTAACTTATACAGTTTTGGTTAAAGCTACAAGTTTGGTTCTCTTGGTTATTTCTTCTCTAACTCCTCCCCCTGCCAAGACAACATCTCTGCCTAAATGTGTAATTTTTAACCATGACTGTTGAAAGTAAATTTGTGCTTTGCCAATGTTAAATTATCTTCCACAATGGTTGAGCTTATATGAGAGTTATTTTTGTGTCTTGGGCTAATAACTGCAGGAACCTAGTGTGCTAGCCAAGCTTCAAAATGAGGTAGGTTGAAACTTTGGATTTTTTGTGGCTGCATTAAATTCCACAATCTCTGTTTTAACTAATAATATAAGTGCTATAACAATAATAGATCGATATCTTATATTTCAAAATGTTGTTTCAGGTGGATGCAGTTCTTGGTGATCGGTTTCCAACCATGGAAGACCTGAAGAAACTGAAATACACAACTCGAGTGATTAATGAAGTGAGAAGCATTTCTTTGTAAttcattaagaatcaaccaGTTTTTGGGTAGTATGCAGGATTTTTTTCTTATTGTCTtagttttgtcattttgcaGTCCTTGAGACTCTATCCACAGCCACCAGTTTTAATCCGCCGTTCTCTTGAAAATGACATGCTTGGAGAGTACCCAATTCGAAGGTCAAAattgtttgttcattttttttaagcCAAAATTGTTATTTCGTGGACCCAAGGCATGCAGGACTTGTATTTATTAGGTATTCTTTACTTTGCACAAGATAAAAGGCAATTATAGATGGTCAGCTTAAATTAACTTTACAATAAAAGAACAGAGACTAGGATGTATTTGGTTTATTCTATTTATAGGCCAGCTTAaatcaattttatttattttattttgggtttaGTTGTTTAAAAAATGCAGGGCAATTGGCTTTTTTCTTACTTTGTGCCATATTATAATCAGCCTCAAAGGAACATTCCAACATTCTGATCCATTCATATCTGAATTCCATTATGTCTGGCATTGTTGAAGCTGTAGGCACACTTACTATGATTTTTTTAGACATATACACTAGTTTACCTCTGTAATCCTGCCATTGTAATATGATTTCTGGCATCCTAGGAATGTTAAAGTCAAACTGGTGAAAATTTGCATGTTCTATCTCCTTGCATTTAAGTGTGATAAGGTGCTTTAGCTGGAACAAAATTTTTCAGTCTCCAGATCCTAGGGTGAGCTAATCTgggagaaatccaaatgaaggCTTGGTGACAAGTTCAAGACATCTGATACATCTCCTATCTATTTCCTTGGGAGATCCAAAATTATGcttgtttcttgttttaacaTTTACTCCTACTGAAGGCTGCGTTATGGAACCAATGCATATTACATTTCTAAAGACAGATGACAGAGTCAAAGGGTGGAGATTAGTGGTTGACACTCATCATTCGTAATTggctaaaatttttgaatttctcCTAATTCAATACAAGTTTGTTGCACCCAGGTTGTGACATGTTGGTTCTCATTTTTGGTGAAATCTAAGCTTTTGTGACTGCTCGACTGATCTTCCCTTTACAAGTGGACACAAATACAGGAAAAGACCAAGATTAAAATTCTGGCACGTGATATCTTAACCTGCACAAACTTCTCAACACTAATTTAGAGTAATATTTTGCTTTTAACCTGATTTTgcaacaaataataaaaaggcTTCTGAATGGTTTCAGCTTATAAGTTTGCCAGTGTTGCTTCCTCCACTTTCAGTCTTCTTGGACAATTTTCATGATGTATCCACAGAATTGAagaatattttttctcttttgatacAGGGGTGAAGATATTTTTatttctgtttggaacctgCATCATTGTCCCAAACGTTGGGAAGAAGCAGAGAGATTTAACCCAGAAAGATGGCCTCTGGATGGACCTAATCCAAATGAGACCAACCAGGATTTCAGGTAAATTCACTTGTTTGTGGCTATGTAGTCTTCCTGCTCAAGGTTTTATCCTCATgatcatcattattattatttatgaaTTCTTTTGTGATAGTTGCTGCTTATGGTTCATCGTTTAAgctttatatattttcttatttttttttatgttatatgATTTGCGTTTTTCTTTCATGGAGGAATGACTGGTACAGTTTAGGAGATTGGGCTGTACAGAAACAGCATGACATCCATTTTTGGAAAAACGTTGAGGGACTAACATGTGCATGGAGCTCTGATACTTTTAGGGCACCTGGAAATTATCAGCTTTAAACAGTTGTATTTGTGTATGCTCAAAATTTGTGAAGGTCCCCATTTAAGTGAGAAAAGGAGcatgtttctttcattttgaaGAAAATATAAGCCATAGATGCATGTTGGGGATTGATTCCATTTTCATGGGTATGACAGATAAATAGGAGAATACAAGTTACACTAGAGAATTGCTAATAAATACAACTGTGCACATACATTGATATGTCTATTGCCAAACATGAGCACATGTTTGTGTATGATTCTCTCTGGGATTTGTGTGTGATCTGTTATTTATGGATGCTAGAAAGCACTCGTATGCAGAGAGGAGGTAATTCACATCAACCAGTAGTGGatcaattgccctgaaattggTTTAGTTGGAATTCTGGAATGAATATCTCTCAGGACTTAGGAGAGAAAAAATTGAAAGCTTTGTAATTAATTATACCTGATAAAGAGACTTTTGTCTGATATTATAATGGATACTGAAATGGTATGCTGTTAGTTTCTGTCAATTTATTCTTAGCAACTTTTTTCTGCTTCTCATTAAATGCATACATACTGTGTTTTGAGAAGCTAGAATTATTTTCTCATGTTATTACGATTTCAGCTACTTGCCATTTGGAGGGGGACCAAGAAAGTGTGTTGGAGACATGTTTGCTTCCTTTGAGGTAATCTTTTAGTCAAGTACTTCACTTGTAAGTCAGTAGATGATATTGACAGCACGATACATGATTTCTTTACCTGATAGAGCCCTGCTATCTCTGTTTTTTTAAAACTATACCTGTATTTTGGTTGTAATCTCGATGTTTCTTTAATCAACAGACCATAGTTGCAGTTTCAATGCTTGTTCAACGCTTCAATTTTCAAATGGCAGTTGGAGCTCCTCCTGTAAGTTATATTGAGTTCTCTTTTGCAACTTCACAGAGATTCAATTCTGTATTCGGAAGCACAATAACTGGATGTTGCTAAGAATCGAACTCCATTTGCTTGAAGTTTATCTGATCATCCACTCTCAATTTGTGAAGTTGAATCAAATACATGTTTACATGAATTGAGTTGTCTGCAGGTTCAAATGACTACAGGGGCAACAATACACACAACACAAGGCTTGAAGATGACTGTTACAAGGAGGATGAGGCCTCCTATAGTCCCCACATTGGAGATACCGGCGGTGAGAAGCGATTCTTCAGTGAACGTTTCAGATATCAGCACAGCACCCGATCAGAAAAGTGAAGTTTCCCCTTCTGTTTCCTAGTCTCCAAATGTTCGTGGCTGCAACATCAAATCGCATATTAAGTGGTGAATCAAGTACCGGATGAGAAAAGGCTACCTTTGCTCTGCTTGTGTACGTTTGCAACGTATGGTGTTTTCGAGGCGAACCAATTTCTGGCTGAGAAAGGCTATGTTCCCCATCTCTCTCACGCCTAAATCCAATCCAATGGCATCATTAGTTGCGCAGCAAGCGTGATAATGTCAAGGGAAGGTGGAAAAGAGTTGTGACTGCTGCCAAGTCCATCACCAAATGCAGAAAGTCTATGCAGTATGATGGCTTTTGAAGCCTTTGTGGTTGTAAATCTTGTATCTAGATTTTGATGAACGAAAAAACCTCTTGTTTTCTCCAGTCAGCTAGTATTTGTATCAATTTATCTAACAATAGCTTATTTAGGTCGATCAATCCTCCATTTGCTTCGCCAGGATCGTTATTTTTCCTCAGTTTATCTACCGCTGCCCCAAGCTTCTTTGCTCTATATTTCTACAGACTCACGTTTCATCACCCAAAGTTCTGAAAAACTTCTGAGCGCAAAGAATACACGTTTGGATCTCTCACTTGGGGCCTTCGAACCCCACAATCGAAGCAAAAAACtttaagaaaaaaagggaaaggaaaacaGAGCCTGCTGCATTCTTGCCCACGAGTCAAGTAACAGACAAACAAAACGAAAGATTTTATGCTGTTGGTGCACTACTGCCTTTTCACTCCATTTCCTTGTAGAGGTGAACAAAGCATCTAGTTGAAAATCCTTCAAAGTCCATTGGAGAACTGCATCTAAGAAGAAAACTACAGGATTATGTCCTCGACAAACAAACCGCTAGGACTAGCTGCTTGAGACAGGAATCCATCCTCACAACCAAAAGGATCGCCTAATTTGGTACAATTCAAGAACATAAGATGAAACATAATACCAATCAGACAACTTACTATTGTAACAGAAGATGTTACGAGTGATTGGCTGGCTTCAGAATTTCCTCCATTTTTAATTGTCACCGATTAATATCTGGAGTAACATCAACACTAGTGGTCTATACAATCTTGGAAAATATTGCAGaatagaaaaattgaaaagtgtcATCCCCTTTTGCTGTATCTATGAGTGAGGGAATAGAAAAGgattaattttattttgtatCATTTAACTGTATCTAAATTTTCACACGTTGGTTTATAAACTTTAAAATATAGTAAAATTTGTCTCGTTTAAGTAAAATCGTTAACGGGAGTGTGACGGATTTTATACTTAAATGGAACAAATTTTATACTTTGAGAACTAAAGTGGAACAGATTTTATACATTAGGTATTAAAATGCATCAATTTAAAGTTTAGAAACCAAAGTGATAATCGACGTATAATTAAAAAGTACAAAATGAAATTAACACATAAAAAGTTGGAACCTGAACGAAAATAGGCAGAGACAGCAACATTTCCCTCTGGAATACCTAATTCCATGTTCCTTCGCTATCCCTTTGATGCTCATCTTCCTTCATAGCTGTGCATCAAACCTGGCAAAAAATTTGCTAAACTATCCACTTCTAATCGTCAAAAACCATGTTTAATGTGCCGTTAGAACCTCCGACCTTGTCATCCAGGCCAAAAAcccaagaaggaaaaaagaaaacctGCCTACAACTCAAACAACAGACAAGCACCAATTTAAGGATTTATGCTGTTCATCTATTGCTTGAACTTCCTAAGGCCTATGAATGCTTTGCGCCCTAGGCTTCATGTTGGtggcatttttttcaaaatccactATCGAGCTCGACTTCCTCAATTGTAGCTGCCACCTTTTCAGACTATTTCACCATGGAGCATTTGCTTGCATTGAGAACGTATATGCCTGCCACTTCAGAGATGTTAACTTGCAGTAATTAGGCTAGGAAGGCATTTTCGACAGACAAACATCCAAAAGCCACATCCCCAGCAACAACAGAAGCAAAACTATCATTCTCCCCCAACAAAAGGAAATGGTAGCAAAGGAGAGAGACTGCACTGTCAAAACAAGTATCCAAATATTTCCATTGTTTGAACTGTTCACGAATATCAATATGTTACACATTACATATACAAAGAGGTACACCCAGATAAACCAATTCATTCTCTACACCTAAAAGACTTTCTTGACTTATTGAAGTCGCACCAAAAATCGCGAAGATGTTACAATATTTCACTTCCAGGTATTTCccacttgctctctctctcattctcttgctttcctttcttttcttcattgaCGGTGTGCATGTAATCTGTCCGCATTCAACTTCCATCTAGAAGTGACTGGAAGCCGCAAAGTGCACTCACTGAAAATTTATAGGAGGAACTGAAGCAGAATATAGTCCGCCTTTAGACTCATGAAGGTTCATCTGATGGACTTCGAGTAACCAAAACAGCCtcgaagagaaaacaaattggATTTTCGTGGTTCCTCAGGCTCGGCCTCCAATTTCCTACGAGGGAAATGTTTGTAAAAAGCTTTCACAGCTCCTGTTACCCCATCCTCATTTTCCATTGCCTTTGCTAGTTCGACAGCACGTTGTTTAACCTGCAAGAAGTGGGTGATTAAATTCTCTTTATTGCCTCACAAAGATAGACAACCAAGAAAAATTCTTGGACTATGTTCTAATATTAAACTAAGCTTTTAGCATCAAGTACTTGCTTATGACATCTTCTTTCTAAAAGCAGTACAGACAGACAGTTTTTCTTGTCCCAACTTCAGCTTAAAGTAATCTCCAGTAAAAATTTTATACTGCTTAACACATCCACGCGTATGGTGCAACTACACGCAGCGTCAATATCCAATGTGTTGCTAGGCAGTATGCAACTTCCCCTTAATTAAGCTCTTCTACTTGGTCAGTAAAAGCATCTCGTCCTGGTAACAGAGGAAAATTATTCATCTAGGTAACAATAACATATAAAAACATTTAATTCTGAATGGAGATTTTTAGACCGCATGTTTTGTAGTCAGCCAGAGACAAAACAAAAGTATGCCTGACACTATTTGATAAGGCAGCAGCATCATGCATAAACGTCTCCTTCCATTTCCACCaattaaaacatgaaatcaTGCAGAGAAGCCATAATTTCCAACATAATCCAACTCCAATTCAACAAGAGAAAAGACTGCTTATCTTTTACTAGAAATAACATACACAAGCAGTTCACCCGTTTACACTGTTCTTGTACACGTGACAAACAGGATGACAAGTATCAACTTCCTTGAATATTTAAAACTGGAGAAATGTTCATCGTTTCAGGTTTTAATACCGTAACCTCTGAAAATCTAGTTAACGCTCAACCTCTCAAGCTCAATGATTTAGGCATGAAATGGTCTTTTAGAAGTAattcaagaaaatgaaaatccCATCTTGGATCAGTTTATAGCTTTTAGAGGAAAATTTGTGGCGGGAGATACCATATCTTCCATCCTCTCCCTTTTCTTCAGCAGTAAGGCCCATGGCGGCACAGCTACCCTCTGGCTATCTCCCTGTCCTCaagaaaatggaaatgaaaCTCTCTTTTACTCTAAGTCCCTTTCTGCTGTCCTCTGTTTCTCCTTCTTAACAGACAAAGACGTTGTAATGGGAAAATGATGATCAAGGTGGATTTTGGCAAGGGTATGGGAAAAGCAAAGTGAGATAACAGCAAATTTTGTCTATTCTTTTGCGAGGACTCGTGACTCAGAAGGACACTTGGTAGGACGTGTGTCAAAAATTACAATTTAAGTCTGAATATTTCAGCCTGTAATTCTATTATCCCATGGTTTAATGTATGTAACTATTTTAAGGGCATATTATGCATGTTTTTTGGGTTATCCGTAGTCACAAGACATCTAAATTTCGGTGTCATGTTGAATTTCTTTCTCCATCTAAAGAACCAAAGTAGACAAGTTGGATGTCGAATTTCACATAGGCAACATGAGCACTATAATTACAGTTGCCAAGCAACATGAATCAACCAAAAAAATGACATCAATACACTCTTAAGTTAAAATACACTTGCAGTTAGCACGTGTACCATCATCTGCAATTTCGTAGCATGTACACATCAATAAGGGAAATAACTAGCCTTGTCTATTCATCATCAGAAAGTTTCATAGCATGCACacacaaggaaagaaaatagcTAACTTGTGTATATCTTAGAACTTTATTCATTTTCTGTTTATCCAACGCTATTTCTCTTTTAACAGAATCCTAAAAACTAATGTACCACTCAAGGATATCTATGCTTCCAATTCATACAATAATTTATTCTGCTGAATTATCACCTTTTTTAAACAAGAGATGACATGCCAGATTTTGAAGTTGAACATCACAACCATTAGCCAGTATAACAAATTTGTTCACAATATTTACATAATTTGCATCCAAAATAACCCCTCatatccaaatacaaggca contains:
- the LOC113710427 gene encoding protein LUTEIN DEFICIENT 5, chloroplastic-like isoform X3 — protein: MAAAASLPLLQFSAHSLQPKLPTNKKFRPTFVDPLSPPASSSKSNWSCRNFAVIRCAYDSNGDGRGPGSGGGGVEDGAKSVEKIIEEKRRAELSARIAAGEFTVEKSGFPSVLKNSLLKLGVPKDILEFLFGKIGAADDYPKIPEAKGSVSAIRREAFFIPLYELYLTYGGIFRLTFGPKSFLIVSDPSIAKHILKDNSKAYSKGVLAEILEFVMGKGLIPADGEVWRVRRRAIVPALHKKYVAAMISLFGQATDRLCRKLDEAASNGEDVEMESLFSRLTLDIIGKAVFNYDFDSLKVDTGIVEAVYTVLREAEDRSVAPIPVWEIPIWKDISPSQKKVNAALKLVNDTLNDLIAICKRMVDEEELQFHEEYMNEQDPSILHFLLASGDDEPSVLAKLQNEVDAVLGDRFPTMEDLKKLKYTTRVINESLRLYPQPPVLIRRSLENDMLGEYPIRRGEDIFISVWNLHHCPKRWEEAERFNPERWPLDGPNPNETNQDFSYLPFGGGPRKCVGDMFASFETIVAVSMLVQRFNFQMAVGAPPVQMTTGATIHTTQGLKMTVTRRMRPPIVPTLEIPAVRSDSSVNVSDISTAPDQKSEVSPSVS
- the LOC113710427 gene encoding protein LUTEIN DEFICIENT 5, chloroplastic-like isoform X2, producing the protein MAAAASLPLLQFSAHSLQPKLPTNKKFRPTFVDPLSPPASSSKSNWSCRNFAVIRCAYDSNGDGRGPGSGGGGVEDGAKSVEKIIEEKRRAELSARIAAGEFTVEKSGFPSVLKNSLLKLGVPKDILEFLFGKIGAADDYPKIPEAKGSVSAIRREAFFIPLYELYLTYGGIFRLTFGPKSFLIVSDPSIAKHILKDNSKAYSKGVLAEILEFVMGKGLIPADGEVWRVRRRAIVPALHKKYVAAMISLFGQATDRLCRKLDEAASNGEDVEMESLFSRLTLDIIGKAVFNYDFDSLKVDTGIVEAVYTVLREAEDRSVAPIPVWEIPIWKDISPSQKKVNAALKLVNDTLNDLIAICKRMVDEEELQFHEEYMNEQDPSILHFLLASGDDVSSKQLRDDLMTLLIAGHETSAAVLTWTFYLLSKVDAVLGDRFPTMEDLKKLKYTTRVINESLRLYPQPPVLIRRSLENDMLGEYPIRRGEDIFISVWNLHHCPKRWEEAERFNPERWPLDGPNPNETNQDFSYLPFGGGPRKCVGDMFASFETIVAVSMLVQRFNFQMAVGAPPVQMTTGATIHTTQGLKMTVTRRMRPPIVPTLEIPAVRSDSSVNVSDISTAPDQKSEVSPSVS
- the LOC113710427 gene encoding protein LUTEIN DEFICIENT 5, chloroplastic-like isoform X1: MAAAASLPLLQFSAHSLQPKLPTNKKFRPTFVDPLSPPASSSKSNWSCRNFAVIRCAYDSNGDGRGPGSGGGGVEDGAKSVEKIIEEKRRAELSARIAAGEFTVEKSGFPSVLKNSLLKLGVPKDILEFLFGKIGAADDYPKIPEAKGSVSAIRREAFFIPLYELYLTYGGIFRLTFGPKSFLIVSDPSIAKHILKDNSKAYSKGVLAEILEFVMGKGLIPADGEVWRVRRRAIVPALHKKYVAAMISLFGQATDRLCRKLDEAASNGEDVEMESLFSRLTLDIIGKAVFNYDFDSLKVDTGIVEAVYTVLREAEDRSVAPIPVWEIPIWKDISPSQKKVNAALKLVNDTLNDLIAICKRMVDEEELQFHEEYMNEQDPSILHFLLASGDDVSSKQLRDDLMTLLIAGHETSAAVLTWTFYLLSKEPSVLAKLQNEVDAVLGDRFPTMEDLKKLKYTTRVINESLRLYPQPPVLIRRSLENDMLGEYPIRRGEDIFISVWNLHHCPKRWEEAERFNPERWPLDGPNPNETNQDFSYLPFGGGPRKCVGDMFASFETIVAVSMLVQRFNFQMAVGAPPVQMTTGATIHTTQGLKMTVTRRMRPPIVPTLEIPAVRSDSSVNVSDISTAPDQKSEVSPSVS